The Thermodesulfobacteriota bacterium genome segment CGCTTGCGTTTCTTTTACCTATGACTGAAAATGACAGGTTTTATTTATCAGTTGAAGGGGGAAAGATTTGGGAAAGAAAAGAAACCGAAGAAAAGAATTCATTGCAAGGTTGGATTTATGCGTTGACCAATCCATCTTTACCACAAAACTTTCTCAAAATTGGCATGACGACACGTACCCTTGAAGAAAGACTAAAAGAACTTTCATCTAACACTGGTGTCCCAACTCCGTTCCGTGTTGTTTTTGAAGCAGAGGTCTCGGATTGTAAACAGGTGGAAATGATAATTCATCACAACTTAGCGAAATATCGCCATAGTTCTAGTAAAGAATTCTTTGATTTACCACAGAACGAGGCAATCCCAATTTTGGCCAGAATATGTTCACAATTCCCAATAAAACCTTCACCATCGCCTGAAGAAATAGCAAAAGAAAAAAGAGTAAATGAAATAGAGGCTGAAATTGAACGACTAAAAGAAGAACTGGAAATTTTGAAAGGATGAGCGGTCATACTTAGGGACGTTGTTTCTAATTAATAAATTACTTGGCAGGCAGTCGGTTTTTATATAGAACCGTATCATGCTGCGACAAGCTACGGGCAGGTGGGCGTGAATACATCGCGGGTATTACAAAGGCAATCGAGAGGGTTGAACAACGTTATGGCTATAAATATCATGAATAGAAACAACGTCCCCAAAGGTTTCCTTTATATCAAGGCTAATCTGCTTGTCGATCATTGGTTAGATTTATAAAAATCTATTGAAGACCAATATAGGATTTCAACAGCTATGAATACACTTGAAAAACTAAAGAAGAAAAGATTTCTATTTATGAATCGGTTATATGAGATTAGTGGTGGAGATCGTCACAAAGTTTT includes the following:
- a CDS encoding GIY-YIG nuclease family protein, which translates into the protein MKVPLKKAINSLSWYNCQTECWPVTFKDNEIINYQIKVLSFERINLTEVDGSDKISLNLENGILWILRVEVVNLWKKTISSFPIYDSVILIDKDGSEYKPITDDHLTNESHSNYAMSSGLNLLNGSSGYRCGELIPKVPLKGALAFLLPMTENDRFYLSVEGGKIWERKETEEKNSLQGWIYALTNPSLPQNFLKIGMTTRTLEERLKELSSNTGVPTPFRVVFEAEVSDCKQVEMIIHHNLAKYRHSSSKEFFDLPQNEAIPILARICSQFPIKPSPSPEEIAKEKRVNEIEAEIERLKEELEILKG